A genomic segment from Luteolibacter ambystomatis encodes:
- the argB gene encoding acetylglutamate kinase yields MSLQQTIDKADALIEALPYLQAFRGKTFLIKMGGSAMEDPDLVAKVMRDIVFLEVAGINPIVVHGGGKAISAAMKDAGLEAKFVGGFRVTTDEAIDIVSRVLSEELNPGLVRMIRDFGGKAVGIAGTDVFIGEKTKGIDPEGKRVDIGRVGEVVGCHLEHMDAAHNAGIVPVISPLAAELATGKPLNINADLAAAALAKELRVAKLVYLSDVPGLMKDPSDPSTLIKSVNRKEADELIADGTISGGMIPKIRSAVDALNAGVRKVHFVDGRLPHALLLEIFTDGGIGTEVVR; encoded by the coding sequence ATGAGCCTCCAGCAAACCATCGACAAAGCCGACGCTCTCATCGAAGCCCTGCCGTATCTCCAGGCCTTCCGTGGCAAGACCTTCCTGATCAAGATGGGAGGCTCCGCGATGGAAGATCCGGATCTCGTCGCCAAGGTGATGCGGGACATCGTGTTCCTCGAAGTGGCGGGCATCAACCCGATCGTCGTTCACGGCGGCGGCAAGGCGATCTCCGCGGCGATGAAGGATGCCGGGCTGGAAGCGAAGTTCGTGGGTGGCTTCCGCGTCACGACCGATGAGGCGATCGACATCGTTTCGCGGGTGCTTTCCGAGGAATTGAATCCCGGCCTTGTCCGCATGATCCGTGATTTCGGCGGCAAGGCGGTCGGCATCGCGGGCACGGATGTGTTCATTGGCGAGAAAACGAAGGGCATCGATCCGGAAGGCAAGCGCGTGGATATCGGTCGCGTGGGTGAGGTGGTCGGCTGTCACCTGGAGCACATGGATGCCGCCCACAACGCGGGCATCGTGCCGGTGATTTCGCCATTGGCGGCGGAACTGGCGACCGGCAAGCCGCTCAACATCAATGCCGACCTCGCCGCCGCCGCGCTGGCCAAGGAACTGCGCGTGGCAAAGCTCGTTTACCTCTCGGATGTGCCGGGCCTGATGAAGGACCCCTCCGATCCCTCCACGCTCATCAAGTCCGTCAACCGCAAGGAGGCCGACGAGCTGATTGCAGATGGAACGATTTCCGGAGGCATGATCCCGAAGATCCGCAGCGCCGTGGATGCTCTGAATGCCGGTGTCCGCAAGGTCCACTTCGTGGACGGCCGCCTGCCCCATGCGTTGCTGCTGGAAATCTTCACCGATGGCGGCATCGGCACCGAAGTGGTGCGGTGA
- a CDS encoding TonB-dependent receptor, which yields MRSLSTPRRVLLLLAAASFVASAHSDSVLGMLDDVLVTGKAEDVIGEATTSSSGYASHEELMERPYLRRGELLETVPGMVVTQHSGSGKANQYFVRGYNLDHGTDFGVFVDGMPANIRSHAHGQGYSDINFLIPEFIGRLDYTKGPYTAENGDLTTAGTAKFGLVDSLEHGFLSLTAGEDSYFRSVLGDSSKAGSGVLTFGLEASYNEGPWVLPEDAHRLNGLLKWHQHEGDDEFSVTLMASDGKWRSTDQIPQRAVDMGLIDRFGYIDPSDGGDSQRYSLSANFKHREGRVLWEGNVYAGFYHLDLFSDFTYFLNDPVNGDQFRQSDERIFGGANIKATLDDLSWFGHETRVSGGFQTHNDWILDLGLANTYRRADLSVVREDDLYSGNYSIWGEAETKWTPWFRSVAGLRADAFAFSVNSSLPANSGTETDFMVNPKLSLIFGPWDKNEFYVNAGTGFHSNDARGTTLHIDPSTGLPASPVDPLVRTFGAEVGWRAHPTKTLATSLALWTIKSDSELIYVGDAGNVEAGGATTRIGVEATAYWRPTDWASFDGELALSQGRYDDPNLSGGPWIENQVPVVLSTGMTLGGKTGWFGALRSRWFSARPLTPDKRFESSESFQVNARAGYRTECWELALDVFNLLDRADNDIEYYYTSRLPGEPLGGVDDYHIHPAEPRSVRVTATYRW from the coding sequence ATGCGCTCCCTCTCCACTCCCCGTCGTGTCCTGCTTCTGTTGGCCGCGGCTTCGTTTGTCGCCTCCGCCCATTCGGACAGTGTCCTGGGCATGCTCGATGATGTCCTGGTGACGGGAAAGGCCGAGGACGTGATCGGCGAGGCCACCACCTCGTCCTCCGGTTATGCCAGCCATGAGGAATTGATGGAGCGGCCCTACCTGCGCCGCGGCGAGCTCTTGGAAACGGTGCCCGGAATGGTGGTCACGCAGCACAGCGGTTCCGGCAAGGCGAACCAGTATTTCGTGCGTGGTTACAACCTCGATCACGGTACCGACTTCGGCGTGTTCGTGGATGGCATGCCTGCCAACATCCGCTCCCACGCCCACGGGCAGGGATACTCGGACATCAATTTCCTGATCCCGGAATTCATCGGCCGCCTCGACTATACCAAGGGTCCCTACACTGCGGAAAATGGCGACCTGACCACCGCGGGTACCGCGAAGTTCGGCCTCGTTGATTCGCTGGAGCACGGTTTCCTGTCTCTCACCGCGGGGGAGGATTCCTATTTCCGCTCGGTGCTCGGGGATTCGTCCAAGGCGGGTTCCGGAGTCCTCACCTTCGGCCTGGAAGCCAGCTACAACGAGGGTCCGTGGGTGCTGCCGGAAGATGCGCATCGCCTCAACGGCTTGCTGAAGTGGCATCAGCACGAAGGTGACGACGAATTCTCAGTCACACTGATGGCGTCCGATGGCAAGTGGCGCTCCACCGACCAGATCCCGCAGCGTGCGGTGGACATGGGCCTGATCGACCGCTTCGGCTACATCGATCCCTCCGATGGCGGGGATTCCCAGCGCTACAGCTTGTCCGCGAATTTCAAGCACCGCGAAGGCCGGGTGCTGTGGGAGGGCAATGTCTATGCCGGGTTCTACCACCTCGATCTTTTCTCGGACTTCACCTACTTCCTGAATGATCCGGTGAATGGCGACCAATTCCGCCAGAGCGATGAGCGGATCTTCGGCGGCGCGAACATCAAGGCGACCCTCGACGATCTGTCCTGGTTCGGCCACGAGACCCGTGTCAGCGGCGGCTTCCAAACCCACAACGACTGGATTCTCGATCTGGGCCTCGCCAATACCTACCGCCGTGCGGACCTCTCGGTGGTTCGCGAGGACGATCTGTATTCCGGCAACTACTCGATCTGGGGCGAGGCGGAGACGAAGTGGACGCCGTGGTTCCGCTCCGTGGCCGGGCTTCGCGCGGATGCCTTCGCCTTCAGCGTGAACAGCAGCCTGCCCGCAAACAGCGGCACCGAGACCGACTTCATGGTCAATCCGAAGCTCAGCCTGATCTTCGGCCCGTGGGACAAGAACGAGTTCTATGTGAACGCCGGTACCGGCTTCCACAGCAATGACGCCCGCGGCACCACCCTGCACATTGATCCCTCCACCGGCCTGCCGGCTTCGCCGGTCGATCCGCTGGTGCGGACCTTCGGCGCGGAGGTCGGCTGGCGCGCGCACCCGACCAAGACGCTCGCGACCTCGCTGGCGCTGTGGACGATCAAGAGCGACTCGGAACTGATCTACGTGGGCGATGCCGGAAACGTGGAGGCCGGTGGCGCGACCACCCGCATCGGTGTGGAAGCCACCGCTTACTGGCGTCCCACCGATTGGGCGTCGTTCGATGGCGAGCTGGCTCTCAGCCAAGGCCGCTACGACGATCCGAATCTCAGCGGCGGGCCATGGATCGAGAACCAGGTGCCGGTGGTGCTTTCCACCGGGATGACGCTCGGCGGAAAAACCGGCTGGTTCGGCGCGCTGCGCTCGCGCTGGTTTTCAGCGCGCCCGCTCACGCCGGACAAGCGTTTCGAATCGAGCGAATCGTTCCAGGTGAACGCGCGCGCCGGTTATCGCACCGAGTGCTGGGAACTGGCGCTCGATGTATTCAACCTGCTCGACCGCGCGGACAACGACATCGAATACTACTACACCTCCCGTCTTCCCGGCGAACCGCTCGGAGGCGTGGATGACTACCACATCCATCCCGCGGAACCACGGTCCGTGCGTGTGACGGCGACGTACCGCTGGTAA
- a CDS encoding MFS transporter encodes MLEDDIKQPTRREWASFWSLVFLQILQSFNVNAAKFVLMPLAAWIFSKRVALDPNLTDTSKHIIALCLVVPYVLFAPTAGWLSDRFAKTSVIRWTSWMQLAVLGFLIFSLKLKHLDLCITAFFFISLQAALLSPSKIGVVKEYVGARRLGFASGVMEGTVVLAILAGQIAGGAWFDHGLKQHDHGWDAALVPMWTLIGLCLLSIGLAHVTQKSQPNSNRPFSFNEAISHLRDLGEFFKDRSLLLYGLGVAYFWGFGGFINLVILSIAEHMFHGGAGTGGAFAGLWAMPGIGIIGGSVLASFISRRNIELGLAPLGATLMAISSAILAFADPQSILMLVMLVIAGASGAVFLVPLQAMVQEKPSDERRGAVISASNLLNSLAGIVAVALQLVLEAAHVSFAVQFLFITAFSLFMAAITFRHFGADFIRLIGLALIKTIYRVRVAGEDNVPKHGGVLLLPNHVTWADAFFLSAACPRKVRFVMDATFMDNPWVGAFCKVFQTVPIERGNAREALRTAADALKEGDVLCLFPEGQLTRTGTLSELQRGFELIARMAKCPLVPVWTAGAWGSIFSFEGGRFFRKLPHKLPHAVNVAFGPALDAKTTDLEEVRDAMLEASAAAVGIHFQEEGVDTRHGLLWANGYQLGQINALQRRGSYATLAGDPLPDELFALTTAFPEQFDTTCRLEPTFSARFIQHWIGGQVLREAIQHAADASVVFYDFSPEALISVEKPGLVHCPCLALEGTIIAMSMPDPPLAYATSEPQAGRKAGTWGKLLPGFYLRHGDHGAVSVHGPALPEGGLALPAGTTLDAECFLVAPSA; translated from the coding sequence ATGCTGGAAGACGACATCAAGCAACCGACCCGCCGGGAGTGGGCCTCCTTCTGGTCCCTGGTCTTCCTCCAGATCCTCCAGTCCTTCAACGTCAACGCGGCGAAGTTCGTACTGATGCCGCTGGCCGCGTGGATCTTCTCCAAGAGAGTCGCCCTCGACCCGAATCTGACAGACACCAGCAAGCACATCATCGCCCTCTGCCTGGTGGTGCCCTACGTGCTCTTCGCGCCCACCGCCGGCTGGCTTTCGGACCGTTTCGCCAAAACCTCCGTGATCCGCTGGACCTCATGGATGCAGCTCGCGGTGCTGGGTTTCCTGATCTTTTCCCTGAAGCTGAAGCACCTCGATCTCTGCATCACCGCCTTCTTCTTCATTTCCCTCCAGGCGGCGCTGCTCAGTCCCTCGAAAATCGGCGTGGTGAAGGAATACGTGGGCGCACGCCGCCTCGGCTTCGCCAGCGGGGTGATGGAAGGGACGGTGGTCCTGGCCATCCTGGCCGGACAGATCGCAGGGGGTGCGTGGTTCGACCACGGGCTGAAACAGCACGATCACGGCTGGGATGCGGCACTGGTACCCATGTGGACGCTCATCGGGCTGTGCCTTCTGTCCATCGGTCTCGCCCACGTCACCCAAAAGAGCCAGCCGAACTCCAACCGACCGTTTTCTTTCAACGAAGCCATCAGCCACCTGCGTGACCTCGGTGAGTTTTTCAAAGACCGCTCGCTGCTGCTCTACGGACTGGGCGTGGCCTATTTCTGGGGCTTCGGCGGGTTCATCAATCTGGTGATCCTCTCCATCGCCGAGCACATGTTCCATGGCGGAGCGGGCACCGGCGGTGCCTTCGCCGGGCTGTGGGCGATGCCCGGTATCGGCATCATCGGCGGCAGCGTGCTGGCGAGCTTCATCAGCCGCCGGAACATCGAACTGGGCCTTGCACCGCTGGGTGCCACGTTGATGGCGATTTCCTCGGCCATCCTCGCCTTCGCCGATCCACAGTCGATCCTGATGCTGGTGATGCTCGTCATTGCGGGCGCGTCCGGTGCCGTGTTCCTGGTGCCGCTGCAGGCGATGGTGCAGGAAAAGCCATCCGACGAGCGCCGCGGCGCGGTGATCTCCGCGTCGAATCTCTTGAACAGTCTCGCCGGAATCGTGGCGGTGGCGCTGCAACTGGTGCTGGAGGCGGCGCATGTCTCGTTCGCGGTCCAGTTCCTGTTCATCACCGCGTTCTCGCTGTTCATGGCGGCGATCACGTTCCGCCACTTCGGAGCGGATTTCATCCGCCTGATCGGTCTGGCGCTGATCAAAACGATCTACCGCGTCCGCGTGGCGGGCGAGGACAACGTCCCGAAACACGGCGGCGTGCTGCTGCTGCCGAACCACGTGACCTGGGCGGACGCCTTCTTCCTCTCCGCCGCGTGTCCGCGCAAGGTCCGCTTCGTGATGGACGCGACCTTCATGGACAACCCGTGGGTGGGCGCGTTCTGCAAGGTTTTCCAAACCGTGCCGATCGAACGCGGCAATGCCCGCGAGGCGCTGCGCACCGCCGCCGATGCCCTGAAGGAAGGCGACGTGCTGTGCCTCTTCCCGGAGGGCCAACTGACCCGCACCGGCACGCTGTCCGAGCTCCAGCGCGGCTTCGAATTGATCGCACGGATGGCGAAGTGTCCGCTGGTGCCGGTGTGGACGGCCGGAGCCTGGGGATCGATCTTTTCCTTCGAAGGCGGACGTTTCTTCCGCAAGCTGCCGCACAAGCTGCCTCACGCGGTCAATGTCGCCTTCGGCCCGGCGCTGGATGCGAAAACCACGGATCTCGAAGAGGTCCGCGATGCGATGCTGGAGGCTTCCGCCGCCGCCGTGGGGATTCATTTCCAGGAAGAAGGCGTGGACACCCGCCACGGGCTGCTGTGGGCGAATGGCTACCAGCTCGGCCAGATCAACGCGCTGCAACGCCGCGGCAGCTATGCGACGCTCGCCGGAGATCCACTGCCGGACGAACTGTTTGCCCTGACCACCGCGTTCCCGGAGCAATTCGACACCACTTGCCGACTCGAACCGACCTTCAGCGCCCGGTTTATCCAGCATTGGATCGGAGGACAGGTCCTGCGGGAGGCGATCCAGCATGCGGCCGATGCCTCGGTGGTGTTCTACGATTTCAGCCCGGAAGCCCTTATTTCCGTCGAAAAACCGGGACTGGTCCACTGCCCGTGCTTGGCGCTGGAAGGCACGATCATCGCGATGTCGATGCCGGACCCACCGCTCGCCTACGCCACCAGCGAGCCGCAGGCCGGACGCAAGGCCGGAACGTGGGGCAAACTGCTGCCGGGCTTCTACCTGCGGCACGGTGACCATGGCGCGGTTTCCGTCCATGGCCCGGCCCTGCCGGAAGGTGGTCTGGCGCTGCCCGCAGGCACCACGCTGGATGCCGAGTGTTTCCTGGTGGCTCCCTCCGCCTGA
- a CDS encoding DUF167 domain-containing protein — MKLVVLAVPNASRSEISGWEDDPRAGRVLRVRIAAPPVEGKANAALRDFLAKSLGLSKAAVVLEKGDGSRVKTFRIPDGTALP; from the coding sequence ATGAAACTGGTGGTCTTGGCCGTTCCCAATGCCTCCCGCAGCGAGATCAGCGGCTGGGAGGATGATCCACGCGCCGGGCGGGTGCTGCGGGTCCGGATCGCCGCGCCGCCGGTGGAGGGGAAGGCGAATGCCGCACTCCGCGATTTCCTCGCGAAATCCCTTGGTCTGTCGAAAGCCGCCGTGGTGCTGGAAAAGGGCGATGGCTCACGGGTGAAGACCTTCCGGATTCCGGATGGCACCGCTTTGCCTTGA
- a CDS encoding SDR family oxidoreductase has product MSPHTLDQKVALIGGGAKNLGGLISRTFAAAGAKILVHYNSDATRADAGKTVADIQAAGGEAFAFQGDFTRVEDVRAVFAACKRHYGRIDIAVNTVGKVLKKPFVETTEEEYDSMSAINSKAAYFFIQEAGRQLEDGGKICSIVTSLLAAYTGGYSTYGGMKAPVEHFTRAASKEFGPRGISVTAVAPGPMDTPFFYGQESPEAVAYHQSASALGGLTKIEDIVPLVKFLVTDGWWITGQTIFANGGYTTR; this is encoded by the coding sequence ATGTCCCCCCATACCCTTGATCAAAAAGTCGCCCTGATCGGCGGAGGTGCCAAAAACCTCGGAGGCCTGATCAGCCGCACCTTCGCTGCCGCAGGCGCGAAAATCCTCGTCCACTACAACAGCGATGCCACCCGGGCTGACGCCGGGAAAACCGTGGCCGATATTCAGGCCGCTGGAGGCGAAGCCTTCGCCTTCCAAGGCGATTTCACCCGGGTCGAAGACGTCCGGGCCGTTTTCGCAGCCTGCAAGCGGCACTATGGCCGCATCGACATCGCGGTGAACACGGTCGGCAAGGTGTTGAAAAAGCCCTTCGTGGAAACCACCGAGGAAGAATATGACTCGATGTCCGCCATCAATTCCAAGGCCGCCTATTTCTTCATCCAGGAGGCAGGACGCCAGTTGGAGGATGGAGGGAAGATCTGTTCGATCGTCACCTCCCTGCTCGCCGCCTATACCGGCGGGTATTCCACCTACGGCGGCATGAAGGCCCCGGTGGAACACTTCACCCGGGCGGCCTCGAAGGAGTTCGGCCCGCGGGGAATCTCCGTGACCGCAGTGGCCCCCGGGCCCATGGACACGCCGTTTTTCTACGGACAGGAATCCCCCGAAGCCGTGGCCTATCACCAGTCCGCCTCAGCGCTGGGAGGCCTGACCAAGATCGAAGACATCGTGCCGCTGGTGAAATTCCTGGTCACGGATGGCTGGTGGATCACCGGCCAGACGATCTTCGCGAACGGCGGCTATACCACCCGCTGA
- a CDS encoding SprT family zinc-dependent metalloprotease, which produces MSRWLRQLDLRWNSWLSARPSADAEKGPLPHEDTGLTAWCQETAKSLDLPELARRVRVTWNGRMQTTAGRAWWPDRLIEMNPKLKDFAPEELWRTLRHELAHLIAYERSGRRRIEPHGEEWRVACAELGIPHEQPYHSLPLKRRRMKRNFAYTCPWCLETFRRVRRIRRVVACYPCCQKHSAGAFDPRFKLVEQKLN; this is translated from the coding sequence ATGAGCCGATGGTTGAGGCAGCTCGATCTGCGATGGAATTCCTGGCTGAGTGCCAGGCCCTCGGCCGACGCTGAAAAGGGGCCACTTCCCCATGAGGATACCGGCCTTACGGCCTGGTGCCAGGAGACCGCGAAATCGCTCGATCTGCCGGAGCTCGCGCGGCGTGTCCGGGTCACTTGGAACGGCCGCATGCAGACAACCGCAGGTCGCGCATGGTGGCCGGATCGTCTCATCGAGATGAATCCGAAGCTCAAGGACTTCGCTCCGGAGGAGCTCTGGCGCACGCTCCGTCACGAGCTGGCGCACCTCATCGCCTACGAGCGCAGCGGCCGCCGCCGTATCGAGCCACATGGCGAGGAATGGCGCGTCGCGTGCGCCGAGCTGGGGATTCCCCATGAACAACCGTATCACTCGCTGCCGCTGAAGCGCCGCCGGATGAAGCGGAATTTCGCCTACACCTGCCCGTGGTGCTTGGAGACCTTCCGCCGCGTGCGCCGCATCCGCCGGGTGGTGGCCTGCTATCCCTGTTGCCAGAAGCACAGCGCCGGAGCCTTCGATCCGCGCTTCAAACTGGTGGAGCAGAAGCTGAACTGA
- a CDS encoding phosphotransferase, whose product MPTDSILSTARQYLGVDPTVSVTLEPIKRGASGRTIVRVKTPGRDPFIGVHWTDERADNANFVPVARFLKKARIRVPEIFHENAKRHVALVEDLGDIDLYSLREQPFAEREPLYRSALGQIDRLFYAKAPKEFELMPPFDAALYRWEQEYFFDHMVEGHLGLDAGVLREDPAFIALAERLGSGARHLVHRDFQSQNLMVRDGETWLVDFQGLRRGRQEYDLASLIFDPYLDHSAEERERLLEIWEEIADERPETSIFHECAAQRLMQALGAYGNILKRRGDEWYRPHIAVASRLLMEVVTGTPLEKPLSGVLAAAVA is encoded by the coding sequence ATGCCGACCGACTCGATCCTCTCCACCGCCCGACAGTACCTCGGCGTGGACCCGACCGTTTCCGTCACGCTGGAACCCATCAAGCGCGGGGCGTCCGGCCGAACCATCGTGCGGGTGAAAACTCCCGGCCGCGATCCGTTCATCGGCGTCCATTGGACCGACGAGCGCGCGGACAACGCCAATTTCGTCCCCGTCGCCCGGTTCCTGAAGAAAGCGCGCATCCGCGTTCCAGAGATTTTCCATGAGAATGCCAAGCGCCATGTCGCGCTGGTGGAGGATCTCGGCGACATCGATCTCTATTCGCTCCGGGAGCAACCGTTTGCGGAGCGCGAGCCGCTGTACCGCTCGGCGCTGGGGCAGATCGACCGGCTGTTTTATGCGAAGGCTCCGAAGGAGTTCGAGTTGATGCCGCCATTCGATGCCGCGCTCTACCGTTGGGAGCAGGAGTATTTCTTTGATCACATGGTGGAAGGCCACCTCGGACTCGATGCTGGTGTCCTGCGCGAGGACCCGGCTTTCATCGCGCTGGCGGAGCGCCTCGGCTCGGGTGCCCGCCATCTCGTCCACCGCGATTTCCAGTCCCAGAACCTGATGGTCAGGGATGGGGAAACCTGGCTGGTCGATTTCCAAGGCCTGCGCCGCGGTCGCCAGGAATACGACCTCGCCTCGCTGATCTTCGATCCCTACCTCGACCACTCCGCGGAGGAGCGTGAGCGGCTGCTGGAGATCTGGGAGGAGATCGCCGATGAGCGCCCGGAGACGTCCATTTTCCACGAATGCGCCGCCCAGCGGCTGATGCAGGCGCTGGGAGCCTACGGCAATATCCTCAAACGGCGCGGGGACGAGTGGTACCGCCCGCACATCGCGGTGGCCTCGCGGCTGCTGATGGAAGTCGTCACCGGCACGCCTCTGGAAAAACCGCTCTCCGGCGTGCTGGCGGCTGCCGTGGCCTGA
- a CDS encoding MFS transporter, with amino-acid sequence MKRRRHSRYGFPMDQSVSISPAGLEAGSARRAPLSMQTRMVVLSYLAYFFYYFTRKHLGVATGALIDAGYSKQLIGDANFGFSLLYMIGQGVSGYLGDRIGPRITICAGMILSALATLAFGVFPLMGLLIVTYTLNGFFQATGWSNTCKVVSSWVSPLKRGRVMGFWLTCYIFGSLSATALAGWTVQHYGWKHLFQAAGLIVLVVGIVQGLFLINRPKDAGYDEEEDDIRPGATRQPEAREKSFSEVIRHPSVLLLGISYTGIKFIRYTFFAWLPLYLREVAKAGNDTAAYTSLAFEIGGVIGLLPSGYIAARWFPDNRTRLAFVALLIMTLVVVLYRQLGGAAGSNLFAHGMGLAGIGAFLYIADSIVSGTAAQDLGGAAKTASVAGVINGIGSIGALCSAKVPIWLEERWGWDSIFVAFIVISIVSCIAIAPVAFKKRLDPI; translated from the coding sequence ATGAAACGCCGCCGCCACTCACGATACGGGTTTCCAATGGATCAGAGCGTTTCGATTTCCCCCGCCGGTTTGGAAGCAGGTTCCGCACGGCGCGCCCCGCTCTCCATGCAAACGCGAATGGTGGTGCTCTCCTACCTCGCGTATTTTTTCTACTACTTCACCCGCAAGCACCTCGGCGTGGCCACCGGAGCCCTGATCGACGCGGGCTACAGCAAGCAACTCATCGGGGACGCCAACTTCGGCTTCAGTCTTCTCTACATGATCGGGCAGGGCGTGAGCGGCTATCTCGGCGACCGGATCGGCCCCCGCATCACTATCTGCGCCGGCATGATCCTGTCCGCCTTGGCCACTCTGGCTTTCGGCGTGTTCCCTCTCATGGGGCTGCTGATCGTGACCTACACGCTCAATGGCTTCTTCCAAGCCACCGGTTGGTCCAATACCTGCAAGGTCGTTTCCTCATGGGTCTCGCCGCTGAAGCGCGGCCGCGTGATGGGATTCTGGCTCACCTGCTATATCTTCGGCAGCCTTTCCGCCACCGCCCTTGCGGGCTGGACCGTCCAACACTATGGCTGGAAGCACCTCTTCCAAGCCGCGGGACTCATCGTGCTGGTGGTCGGCATCGTGCAGGGCTTGTTCCTCATCAACCGGCCGAAAGATGCCGGCTATGACGAGGAAGAAGATGACATCCGCCCTGGCGCCACACGGCAACCGGAGGCGAGGGAGAAAAGCTTCTCCGAAGTCATCCGCCATCCTTCGGTGCTGCTGCTCGGCATCTCCTACACGGGCATCAAGTTCATCCGTTACACCTTTTTCGCCTGGCTGCCACTCTATCTCAGGGAGGTTGCCAAAGCCGGCAATGACACCGCGGCCTATACCTCGCTCGCCTTCGAGATCGGAGGTGTGATCGGCCTTCTCCCCAGCGGCTACATCGCCGCACGCTGGTTCCCCGACAACCGCACCCGGCTGGCCTTTGTGGCCTTGCTCATCATGACCCTCGTCGTTGTCCTCTACCGGCAGCTCGGTGGAGCCGCGGGCAGCAACCTGTTCGCCCACGGCATGGGGCTCGCAGGAATCGGAGCGTTTCTCTACATCGCGGATTCCATCGTCTCCGGCACCGCCGCACAGGACCTGGGAGGAGCCGCCAAGACCGCCTCCGTCGCCGGAGTGATCAATGGGATCGGATCGATCGGAGCCCTCTGCTCCGCCAAGGTTCCGATCTGGCTGGAAGAGCGCTGGGGGTGGGATTCCATCTTCGTCGCCTTCATCGTCATCTCGATCGTTTCCTGTATCGCCATCGCCCCCGTCGCATTCAAAAAGCGCTTGGATCCGATTTGA
- a CDS encoding esterase/lipase family protein produces the protein MPADSPPPAHVQVVLLHGLCRTPRSMRPMQRFLEAAGYRVVNAGYPSRSADIGMLGEKVVGGALERCRSMGAVEVHFVCHSLGGILVREYAARHPDAPIGNVVMLGPPNAGSEVVDRLGRWKLFTWIHGPAGGQLGTREASVPKKLGAPAFRAGIIAGSRSINWINSLMIPGPDDGKVSVTSTRLEGMADHLVIATAHPFLMINREAMRQTVVFLKRGSFNHSGDG, from the coding sequence ATGCCCGCTGATTCTCCTCCGCCCGCACACGTCCAGGTCGTGCTATTGCACGGCCTGTGCAGGACACCGCGCTCGATGCGGCCGATGCAGCGCTTCCTTGAAGCCGCGGGCTACCGGGTCGTGAACGCCGGCTACCCGTCGCGTTCGGCGGACATCGGCATGCTGGGAGAGAAAGTGGTCGGCGGTGCCTTGGAGCGTTGTCGCTCCATGGGTGCGGTGGAAGTACATTTCGTCTGCCACTCGCTCGGCGGGATTCTGGTGCGTGAATACGCGGCCAGGCATCCGGACGCTCCGATTGGCAATGTGGTGATGCTGGGACCACCGAACGCCGGCAGCGAGGTCGTTGACCGGCTCGGCAGGTGGAAACTCTTCACCTGGATCCATGGCCCGGCGGGCGGCCAGCTCGGCACCCGGGAGGCTTCGGTGCCCAAAAAACTCGGAGCCCCGGCTTTCCGGGCCGGCATCATCGCCGGAAGCCGCTCGATCAACTGGATCAACAGCCTCATGATTCCCGGCCCCGATGATGGCAAAGTCTCGGTGACCAGCACGCGGCTGGAAGGAATGGCCGATCATCTGGTGATCGCCACCGCCCATCCCTTCCTCATGATCAACCGTGAGGCCATGCGCCAGACTGTGGTCTTCCTCAAACGAGGCAGTTTCAATCACTCCGGCGACGGGTAA